CAGCTGCTCGCCCTCCAGCCCGACCAGCGCGAGCTTCGCGCCCTTCGCCGCCAGGCGCCGCGCCACCTCCGCGCCGATGCCCCTCGCCGCACCCGTGATCAGGACGACCTTGCCCGCAACGTCCACGGTGACCTCCTCAGCCGCTGTGCCGGGAGGCCACCGTAACGCAACTTACCGCCAGTAAGCTACTGGAGAGTTAAACTCGGCTCGCGGTGGTCAGCGCCTCCACCTCGTCCGCGCCCAGCTCCAGCTCCAACGCGGGCAGCAGGTCCGCGAGCTGCTCGGTGGTGCGGGCCGACGCGATCGGCGCGGCCACGGTCGGCTGCTGCGCCAGCCACGCCAGGGCGACCGCCGACTGGGTGGCGCCGCGGGCCTCGGCGACCTCGTCCAGCGCGGCGAGGACCCGCAGCCCGCGCTCGTCCAGGTACTTCGACGCGGCGGCGGCCCGCGCGCTCTCGACCGCGACGCCCGGCCGGTACTTGCCGGTCAGGAAGCCCTTCGCCAGGCCCCAGTACGGCGCGGAGGACAGCCCGTGGTCGGCCACCGCCCGGGACAGCTCGCCCTCGTAGGACCGGTCGACCAGGTTGTACGCCTGCTGCAGCGCGACGAACCGGGCGAAGCCCTCCCGCTCGGACACCGCGAGCGCGGACGCGAGCCGGTCGGCGGTGTAGTTGGACGCCGCGACGTGCCGGACCTTGCCGCTGGTCACCAGCCGGTCGAAGGCGGCCAGCGTCTCCTCCTGCGGCGTGTCCGGGTCGTCCTGGTGCGCGTAGTACAGGTCGATGTGGTCGACGCCGAGGCGGCGCAGCGAGTCCTCGGCGGCCCGCTCGACGGTGCCCGCCCGCAGGTCGTCCAGCCCGCCCAGCATCCCGACCTTGGTCGCGACCACGACCCGGTCCCGGTTGCCGCGGGCGCGCAGCCACCGGCCGATGATCGTCTCCGACTCGCCGCCGGTGTGGCCCTCGGCCCACGCGGAGTACGCGTCGGCGGTGTCCACGAAGTTGCCGCCCGCCGCCACGAAGGCGTCCAGCACGGCGAACGAGGTCCGCTCGTCGGCGGTCCAGCCGAACACGTTGCCGCCCAGGCACAGCCGCGACACGTCCAGGTCGCTGGTTCCCAGTTTCGTCATGTCGCGAAGCTACGGCCGGTGCTCCATTCGCGCCGAATGGAGCAGCCAGGGCTAAATCGTGGTCCGGCGCGGTCGCCGGTCATCGGCGTGACCCGACCGGTTCCCGGTCGACATCAGCGTCGGGCGCCACGAATGCGCAGGTGAGGTGCGTCACAGTCGCTACCGGAAGCCGGCCCACCACCTGGACGTGCCGCGCGATCGGCAGGCGTCGCGCGGGGTCGCGGCCGCCGTGGCGGGCCGGCCGCGACCCCGCCGCCGACTAGTTGTCCGAGACCTCGACGCCGTTCCAGAACGCGACGTGGTCCTTGATGTTGGTCGCGGCCGACTTGGGCGCCGAGTAGTACCAGGCGGCGTCCGGGTTGTCCTTGCCGTTGACGTGCAGCGTGTAGTAGCTGGCCTGGCCCTTCCAGGCGCAGGTCGTGGTGGTGTCGGAGGGCTTCAGGTACTCGGCCTTCACCGACTCCAGGGGGAAGTAGTGGTTCCCCTCCACCACCTCGGTCTTGTCACTCTCGGCGATGATCTCGCCGTTCCACCGTGCGATCGCCATGACACCACTATGCCGTTGATCATCTTTCCGCGCCGGGCGGTGCCCGTAGGATGCTGCCGACACCGCGTTCCGGGCACCCGAGGAGGACCCACCGATGCCCATCGCAACCCCCGAGGTCTACGCCGAGATGCTCGACCGCGCGAAGGCGAACGAGTTCGCCTACCCCGCGATCAACGTCACCTCGTCCGAGACCCTCAACGCGGCCCTGCGTGGTTTCGCAGAAGCCGAGAGCGACGGGATCATCCAGGTCTCGACCGGTGGTGCCGAGTTCGCCTCGGGCACCAAGGTCAAGGACATGGTGACCGGCGCGGTTGCGCTGGCGGAGTTCGCGCACGTGGTCGCCGAGAAGTACCCGGTGAACATCGCGCTGCACACCGACCACTGCCCCAAGGACAAGCTGGACGGCTACGTCCGCCCGCTCGTCGCGATCAGCCAGGAGCGGGTGGACCGCGGGCTGAACCCGCTGTTCCAGTCCCACATGTGGGACGGCTCGGCCGTGCCGCTGGACGAGAACCTGAAGATCGCGTCCGAGCTGCTGGACCTCACCGCCAAGGCGAAGATCATCCTCGAGATCGAGGTCGGCGTCGTCGGCGGCGAGGAGGACGGCGTCGCGCACGAGATCAACGAGAAGCTGTACACCTCGCCCGAGGACTACCTGAAGACGGTGGACGCCCTCGGCGCCGGTGAGAAGGGCCGCTACCTGGTCGCGGCGACGTTCGGCAACGTGCACGGCGTGTACAAGCCGGGCAACGTGAAGCTGCGCCCGGAGATCCTGAAGCAGGGTCAGGACGTGGTGGCCGAGAAGCTGGGCCTGCCGGCCGGCTCCAAGCCGTTCGACCTGGTCTTCCACGGCGGCTCCGGCTCGCTGCTGGAGGAGATCCACGAGGCGCTGACCTACGGCGTCATCAAGATGAACATCGACACGGACACGCAGTACGCGTTCACCCGGCCGATCGTGGGTCACTTCTTCCAGAACTACGACGGCGTGCTCAAGGTGGACGGCGAGGTCGGCAACAAGAAGGCCTACGACCCGCGCTCCTACCTCAAGGCCGCCGAGCAGGGCATGGCCGCCCGCATCGCGCAGGCGTGCGAGCACCTGAAGTCGTCCGGCCGCATGATCGCCGGCTGAGGCGCCCCGCACGGCGAACGGCCCCCTCCGCGGTTCGGCGGAGGGGGCCGTTCCGCGTCCTAACGGCGGTTCATGCGGCAGACGGCGGCGTCCACGAGGGCGGTCTGGGCGGCCGCCAGGTCGGGGTCGGCGAGCTCGAAGGTGGTCGTCATCAGCACGGTGGCGGTGCGGGTCCCGGCGGCGTCGGTGTAGTTGTGGCTGCGGTAGCCGGGGAAGCCGCCGGAGTGGCCCCAGACCGTCCCGCAGGACGTCCTGACCTCCATGACGCCCAGGCCGTAGCCGTTGGCGCTGCCCCCGCCCTGGGGCACCGGGTCGCGCATCTCGTCCAGCAGGCGCCGGGGGACGAGCCGGCCCGACATCAACGCGGTCAGGAACCGGTTCCAGTCCTCCGCGGTGGACACCAGCCCGCCCGCGGCCCACGCCGGGCTGAGGTCGATCCCGGTGACGTCGACGTGCTCGTGCAGCCGCGGACCGGCGAAGCCGTCGCCGACGGGCGTGCCGGGCGGGAGCAGCGGGCCCAGGTGCTCGGCGTCGGGCTCGTACCCGTGCGCGTGCCTGCCCCGGAACCCGGCGCCGGTGGCGAGGTAGGTGTCCCGCAGGCCCAGCGGCCGGATCACCCGGCGCTCGACCAGGTCGGCGTACGACCGGCCGGTCGCGGCCTCCAGCACCATGCCGGTGAGCGTGTAGTTGGTGTTGCTGTAGTCCCACCGCTCGCCCGGCGCGAAGAGCGGCGGGTGCGACACGGCGACGGCGACCAGGTCGGCGGGCGGCCAGGGCGCGGGCCGCTGCCCGGTGAGCAGGCCGAGCAGGCGCGGGTCGTCCAGGTAGTCGAACAGCCCGCTGGTCTGCCGGAGCAGCATCTCCAGCGTGATCGCCGAGCCGTTCGGCACCACGCCGGGCAGCCACCGCTCGACCGGGTCGGCCAGGTCCAGCCGGCCCTCGGCGACGAGCTGCAGGACCAGCGCAGCGGACACCGTCTTGGTGTTGGACGCCATCTTGAACTCGTCGTCCACTCGCAGCCGGTGGTCGGGGACCGTCCAGCGGGCCTGCCGGACGACCTCCACCGGTCGGCCGCGCCCGTCGTCCACCCGCACGACGACACCGGGCACGCCGGCCGCCACGGCCCGCTCGACCACGTCGGTCAGCCGGTCGGGGCCGGCGGTCGCGAGGCCGGCGGTGGCCGCGGTCAGCGACACCGCGGTCAGCGACACCACCGAGGCGGCTGCCGCGGTCGCGCGCAGAAGTCGGCGCATGAGAACTCCCCCTGGAGGATCGGATCGACGTGGTCGATCCTCCGGGGGGAGCGGGGTCGAGCGGGATCAGGCGGGCACCAGTGATCGCCGGGGGGACAGCCCCACCGCGAACCGGTCGACGGCCAGCCACAGCACCGCGAGCACGCCGAACGCCACGGCGGCCGACGGGTAGAGGACCGGGGGCGCGGCGTCCAGCGCCCGCTGCACCCAGATGCCGCCGTAGCCGAGCCCGGTGACGGCCGCCGACCCGAGGACCGCGGCCACCGGCGCGGGCACCCGGCCCAGGTGCGCCGCGTCCACCGCCAGGCCGGTGAGCAGCAGGAACACCGGCACCGCCGACAGCGGGAAGTCGGCGATCCCGAGCAGCGGCCAGATCAGCAGGCGGTAGGCGACGTAGGCGCCCGCCACCGCGGTCGCGGCCCACCGCACGCCGATCGTGCGCCGGGCGACGACCAGCACGACCGCCGCCGCCACCAGGCCCCACACCGGGTACACCCAGTCCGGGATGGGCAGCGAGAACTGCACGATCGACTCGCGGTCGACCGGGCGGCCGATCTGGTCGGCGGCGAACTGGAGCAGGCTCGGCTCGGCGTACGGCTCGCCGCGGTCCCACGAGGCGATCTCCAGCACGCCGTACTCCTGGTGCTGGTTGGGGAACCACGTGTTCTCCAGGAAGAAGAACCACAGGCCCGCCAGGCCGAGCACCGGCCACCGGCCGCCCGCCGGGAAGTGCCCGACCCACCCCCGGATCGCGCCGGCCAGCATGATCGCGGTGCCCAGGTACAGCAGGGCGTGCGACCCGCTCCACGACGTGATGTCCAGGCCGTTGATCCGGTGGTTGATCAGGTCGATGGGCAGCGCGATCAGGAAGACACCGGTGCCGACCTGCATCAGCCGCAGCGACGTCCGGTCCGCGCCGTAGCCGGTGTAGGTGTGGAACAGGGTCAGCCCGACCACGATCACCGTGCCCAGGGTGTTGATCAGGTGCGGCGGCGCCAGCTCGTCGCGCAGCCACTTGAAGTGCCAGGCGACGTCCCAGGACGAGCCGATCAGCTTGAGCAGCAGACCGGCCAGCCAGAGCTTGTAGAGCGCCGTGACGAGGGCAGGCGGCGTGTCGCGGCCGGGCTCGCCCCGCTCCCAGTGCTCGTCCCGGAAGCGCGCCACGCGATTGGTAACCCCCATGTTCACCCGCCCATGATGCGTCCCACCAGGGGTGGCAGGAAGGGTGCCCTGCCCTGGTTTTTCCGGGGTTGTCCCTTAGGGGGCGGCGATGACCAGCACTTTCCCCTGTTTCGTTCATGCTAACGGATGAGTCTCGTTGCTCTGAATGGCTCTAACGGGAAGGGTGCCGCACTGAGAGTCCGCTGAGAACACCGC
This genomic window from Saccharothrix sp. HUAS TT1 contains:
- a CDS encoding aldo/keto reductase encodes the protein MTKLGTSDLDVSRLCLGGNVFGWTADERTSFAVLDAFVAAGGNFVDTADAYSAWAEGHTGGESETIIGRWLRARGNRDRVVVATKVGMLGGLDDLRAGTVERAAEDSLRRLGVDHIDLYYAHQDDPDTPQEETLAAFDRLVTSGKVRHVAASNYTADRLASALAVSEREGFARFVALQQAYNLVDRSYEGELSRAVADHGLSSAPYWGLAKGFLTGKYRPGVAVESARAAAASKYLDERGLRVLAALDEVAEARGATQSAVALAWLAQQPTVAAPIASARTTEQLADLLPALELELGADEVEALTTASRV
- a CDS encoding DUF427 domain-containing protein, translating into MAIARWNGEIIAESDKTEVVEGNHYFPLESVKAEYLKPSDTTTTCAWKGQASYYTLHVNGKDNPDAAWYYSAPKSAATNIKDHVAFWNGVEVSDN
- the fbaA gene encoding class II fructose-bisphosphate aldolase → MPIATPEVYAEMLDRAKANEFAYPAINVTSSETLNAALRGFAEAESDGIIQVSTGGAEFASGTKVKDMVTGAVALAEFAHVVAEKYPVNIALHTDHCPKDKLDGYVRPLVAISQERVDRGLNPLFQSHMWDGSAVPLDENLKIASELLDLTAKAKIILEIEVGVVGGEEDGVAHEINEKLYTSPEDYLKTVDALGAGEKGRYLVAATFGNVHGVYKPGNVKLRPEILKQGQDVVAEKLGLPAGSKPFDLVFHGGSGSLLEEIHEALTYGVIKMNIDTDTQYAFTRPIVGHFFQNYDGVLKVDGEVGNKKAYDPRSYLKAAEQGMAARIAQACEHLKSSGRMIAG
- a CDS encoding serine hydrolase domain-containing protein; this encodes MRRLLRATAAAASVVSLTAVSLTAATAGLATAGPDRLTDVVERAVAAGVPGVVVRVDDGRGRPVEVVRQARWTVPDHRLRVDDEFKMASNTKTVSAALVLQLVAEGRLDLADPVERWLPGVVPNGSAITLEMLLRQTSGLFDYLDDPRLLGLLTGQRPAPWPPADLVAVAVSHPPLFAPGERWDYSNTNYTLTGMVLEAATGRSYADLVERRVIRPLGLRDTYLATGAGFRGRHAHGYEPDAEHLGPLLPPGTPVGDGFAGPRLHEHVDVTGIDLSPAWAAGGLVSTAEDWNRFLTALMSGRLVPRRLLDEMRDPVPQGGGSANGYGLGVMEVRTSCGTVWGHSGGFPGYRSHNYTDAAGTRTATVLMTTTFELADPDLAAAQTALVDAAVCRMNRR